A segment of the Trifolium pratense cultivar HEN17-A07 linkage group LG7, ARS_RC_1.1, whole genome shotgun sequence genome:
GGATAATGTAATctaatattatatttgttttttaattgattCTTTTTGATGTAAAAGCTTAAAATACTATTGAGTTGAGACTAACATAGTTCGGTTCACAGGCTTTGCTCACCAAATAGTTTCCATTGGGCTTGTGTTCTTGCAAAATTTAATGGAGACATACTATTGTGATTACATCGATGTCAAACCTCTTGGAAGCTTTACAACCATCTTCTTTGCAAAGCAGGTAATAcgaatttttgggtttttttcaTGAACTTGTGATTTCATTTGTTCATAAATTTTGAACATAATCTTTTCATATATGTTAAAACTgaaattatgttttgaattgATCTATTGATAATTTTTCGAACACAATCTTGTTGATAAATATGCATTtattgttgaaaattgaaatagaaaTTTGGAGAGGTCGATCCAAATTTCATTCGTCAATTTGGAGATGAACTTCCTTCACAGTGGAAAATAATGGATTATCGATTTGAACATCATGTTGTTACATACAACAAAGATGAAGTCCATCCTCTTGTTACAGATGGATGGAAAGATATGAGGGATGTGTTTGATTTACATCAGAATGAAGTGATCGAATTCGCCTATCATGGTCAAGGACTTTTTGGTATTATGGCTTCAAGAAGATTTGAAAGTGAAGATCAAATTCCAGATTATCACAGTCGATCTGTTAGTCGTGGTAATTCTGTGAGGTTTCAAGTTGAACTTACGCGTGATAATATGAGCAATCCGTACCTGGTGAGTATTCTATAATAGATGTAATTTTCATGAGTTTCAAACATTGATATGATGATAGTTGTTTTGAATATTTACTGATgatgtttttaattataaaacagAGCATATGGAATGCTTTTGAGATTTATGTCAGAAACTCAAACTTGAATGTGATAACTGCTTGTTGTGACAATGGAACAAAGACTGAAATGCAATTTGCAAAGCAAGACAATCCTTTTTGGATGACAGCCTTAGGTCCCGGTTGGTTTGGTTTTTGTCGCAAAAATGGGTTTCGTGCTGGTGATCAACTATGCTTTAATTTTTCGCTTGTTAACTGTGGTAATAATGTTGTGcgtgtttttaaaatttgaggTGAGAAAGTTGATTATGTTGGATGCTGCTTGTTGTTGAAAAAAGGGAGCTTGCAAATATGATTTGATGTAGGCTTTTGATTATGGTATTTAAGTTAATTTGGTATTAATGTTTGCTATTTTAGGTTAAGAAGATTTTAATGATTGAAGGTGTTGGCTGCAGAGTAAAATGTAGGTTATCTAAGTGTAATTTGGTTTGACTTTGTGGTAATTATGTGTAGGGTTGATGTTTATCCTTTATTTTCGTTGTTGATGTTGATTGTAGTTTATGATTGTTAATCAATGAAACTGTTTCCtggttttttttaatgttagtatatttaaattaaataatatgagTACATGTATACAAAGTTTAAAGTGGGTGTTTAGTTATATCAAATAAATATGTCAAGCTCAAAGTTGAAAAAATTAGATGAATTGtttattaaaacataaaaaaacataaaaataaaaaatacaaataacatTAGAAAATATGTGATTTCCTTAAACCAATATCgatagttattatatatttgtaatAATGAGGACGTTGCCTTTGACGTGGTGTTTGGCTATTTATTGTATAAGTAATCATCGGATAATGCTATTGAATTCGCAAAAAGGATAAAATAGCTTTTCAGTTATGATGTTGAATGTATctgtaaaaaaattcaatttagttATGAATTGAGTTATGAACTTTCAAattcatttaaattaatattgaaGGTAGTTAAAAATAGTTCAAACGAACTATCATTTTTGTtaattgaaatgaaattatGGATATAAGCGCATATATTTTGCGTTTATAAGTTTGtccattttctcaaataatCATACAGAATGAATGTTCATCATGGTAAATAAATGGAAGTTTCTCATTTGAGGTTAATTCGtactaatttatatttattggCCAATCAAAGTATATGTGGTTAGGGGTGCTAAAATCGAAACAAATCTAAATAATAACtgaaaattgatccaaaataaCTGAAAACtgcaaaaaatcaaagttttttGGATATGTTTGGATATTCTATTGTGAAAACCACTGGATCTGATTGGATTTCGGATTCATTTCGAATATAATTGCTTattgtcattttaaaatttaaattttcattatattatatattacatcaagcttaatatttattttctcaaaaatttaaaactattatttgttaaaaaaattccaatttataATGTGGATATCTCCTAAAAATTACTATTCATTTGCAagcttaatatttatatttattaaaaaaaatcacaatttataATGTgaatatccaaaaaccgatccaaattaaattgcataatgttggattggatcggatttctttatttgttattgaaaacCGAACtaaattgcaaataaatttcattttggatcggatgagatTTTACTTAAAAATCGATCTAAATCGAATCGCGAGGACCCTTATATGCGCGGTTGATATATTGAAATTTAACTTCATATAAGTTatagaaattaattttaaattcctaGCTTTTGTACATATTTAGATACGGAAAAAAGTAACTCTCTGAATATCTACAACCAAAATTATGGTGTTTAATAGATAAAATCgcataaaggaaaaaaataataaaaaacaaacataagattttgtttgaagaaacaaaaatcaaacataattgGGTAGATGATTCAAACATAAATGGGTAGATGTACGGggtaaaacaattttttaggaGTTGATTGAATAATTGGAGGGAATTTTTTTGATCCAATTTGATTGTcacacaaataatatattataatacaATAAAAGGCTTCATCAATTTGAGCCATAAATTTGGGCCAAAGACAAAGTTGGCCCATGACAAACTCTATATCCAACCTTCTAAACccacatccaatttctttcgtTTCAACATAACAATACGGCTAGGTTTGACTAAGGTGATTTAGCAAACAGTTTCCATTTGAAGGCAAACAAAATTCCAGATGTTTCCAAACAAATTTCATGTGAATCATTCAAAGTTTTGTTGATGTAGATCaggtaattttaaatttttatctgCAAAAAATATTCCATTATCTTATGAAAAATTTTGTAACTACATGATTATCAGATTTTACATGCTTAATATAGCTATAATCATATTAATCTATATCAGTAATACCAGTATCTATATCAGGAATTAACTTCTGGATGATTTAAATGGGTAGGATTATCTACGCAATACCCCAATTAACAATTTGGGAATATTGATATGGTTTTTGAGAAATATGATATTTCTGTCAATtgcaaaacaaaattatcataaattataGATGGGAATATTGTCAAGATTTCAGCTTGATAATCCATTACATATGATCTACTGTAATTCAGactaaaataactttaaataaAACTCCGGCAAAATATAATAGTTGTAATATTACAAAGCAAAGGATATGAAGTTCAACATTCAGCTTACACATATTATAGTAGATGACATTTGTTCTGACTAAGTCTTAGTACACATATACATTAGGTAAATAATTAGAAGTTCAGATTCAACATGATCAACACAAAAGATATCATATGATAATAAATAGGCTTTTGGAATAAAGTCACAGAGCAACAAAGATTATCGGTCCTAGTTCTGATGCATATTCCGACGTATAATCCTCACATTAAGCTCATCTGTTTCTGGAAAAAAGACAAACCTCAAAGTATCTCCAGCCCTTGGTCTGTGAAGGCGAACGTAATCATACCATCCTTTACCAATGTGCTTCTCATATTTGCCAGTTTTCAGCGATCTTTCTGAAGTATAAATTTGGCACTCAGCTTCAAAAAGTGTGTCATCCGATATTAGCTGAATCTTGTTCACATTGGCAAGGACACCTCTGGAAATTGGATTTGGAAAATGCTgcaataataatacaaaaattatCACATTTACTGACTTTGAACTTAAATCTATATGATTAAATTCCATATTTTTCATAGGTTAAAAAATAAGCAATAATGAAGGCACGATAAGCCTAAATCGTATGAATCCAAAAAACAAATAGAATAGTTGGCAATCAAACTATATATCTCAGGGtatataaacatattattatttattgtgcAAACAGGTAAAATGTCTCAATGGCATCACATTTGAAATGTAAATCGAATGAAGTATTAAAGAATTTCAATGGTATGAAATATTACCATCACTTGTTTCTTTGAAAGATTAGCCAAAGCCTTTGTCACTGTTGTATACCATGTAACTGTGACCTGTTCACCTTCTTCTTGAACATGATCTTCTCCATTATCCTCTTCCTCCGCTTCTTcctgaaaaaatatatattcgtACCAgaccattattttttatctgAAATATTGATAATTTGAAATGCAAGATCAATGAAAAGCATTACCATGACTTGAGGTGCTGCATCCTCAACCACACTTATAAAGGCCATATGAAAatcattgtttttaattttgtagtCAAGAAGAACCTTTATTGGTTTTTCAAGTCCAAAAACTTCGGAAACATTGTTGCCATTCATATAGAAATTGGTATCATCCTTTTCAAATGTTACATGTGCCCAATGATGACCTGCTACAATCCTACCATACTTTAGTCGATGAATCTCTCTTTTCCAAAGTTCATGAAACTCAGTTGGAATTAAGATTTTTGACTGAAATTAAAGTTAAAATCCATGATTAGACAATCTGCATAATGTGAATGTGTTACTGAAATCAAAGTGAATATAATGGCATGGTTTACCTTAAAAGGACTGATAATTGTTTCAAATGTTGTCGGCCTATCAGGAATCTCCATCGTCTCAATGTATGTCATTGCGAATTCATTACGATGGATTTTATAATCGAAAAGCACTCTGGTAGGGTGCTGAAAACCAAACTTCTTAGCCACAACTTGGCCATAGAACATGAAGCAAATATCTTCATTCAAACTAAGATAAATCTTAACTGATTCAGAATTACTGCTAATTGTCCCTTCCTTTTCCTTTTGTTTGTTCAATTCGTATTTCCAATCATTGAAGAAACTAATTGGAATGTCAATTGGTCCCTAATATTgaaaaacattatatattttaaaacttgaCAAACAAATTGAttcatataacataaaaattaatgtcTGATAATCATCAGTGACAGAATCATTCCTAATAATGTGGGGGGTAAATTTGTtgtataacatataaaaatatacgaAAATAATAGTATCTACAATAGATAATATAAGTAATTAACGACTGGCGTACCTCCGCCGGATAAATAACACTTTCGAAAGTGCTTATTCTTTCATTTGGATTTCTTGGTGTAGTGctaaaaaatagcaaaaattacaaaaaaaaaaaaaaaagattaaaagtCAGTCTATAAAGCAGTAAATTTGGTGATGGaaaaacaattcaaataaaCACCTATTAGTAAAATATTCAGATATATTCAAATTGAACAATTTATCTTACAAAAGAATCAGATGTTTAATATTTCAACTTATATATGACATATATGCTACGATTTTCGTAAAACTCAAGAACAATGACCAATGGAAGTCTTAATTTGTATGAATTTAGTAGGTTatcaatttaaataataaactgGAAAACATGATGATTTAAAAACGTTATTAAGCATGCATGATCAAATACATAAAAGGAACAAAGGATTCAAACTTGAGAAAGTACAAATTGATTACCATTTTGAAGAAGATGCCATTTGAATCTGAACGGTTTTGGTTTGATAGGCAATAAGGTTTTGACGGATCTAATGGCTGGGGAGAAGGTTCTTGCGTTATGATAGTTAAATGTTGAAAAGGAAAGTGCTTTTTGGCTTTTATCTCATAAAGTTAAAGAAGAATATGGAAAGTATTCCTTTTGTTGGGAAAAGACAACGGTTTGTGATTTGGTATAAGCAATAAAGAACTCTTTAGAAAGATTTTGTGACTGTTCATGTGGTATAATACTCAATACACGGATATATATGTCGTTTTCAATTAATTAGGACCACAATTCTTGGAATGTTTATTTGgtcatataaatattaaatgttgaataatactctctccgtctcaaaatataagcaaaaatttgtCAATAACACTTgatgtattttcttttaaatttataccagatatatttacttttgtttatctcattttgtttatattttgggacggattaTTAGTTGGTATCAAGAAACTTGGCTGAAGTGGAGTTATGCGGTGGAAAACATTATTGGTATTTAtggacggtgtaaaataattttacaccgtcggtgcatttAAAGTAAATCCTTCTTGAAAAGACACGGAGATATGGCTGTTAGCgattcggtttggatcggttttgaggtaaaaactcatccgataaaaaaataaattcatttgcggtttggttcggttttggatgacaaataagaaaaatccgatccaatattaggTGGtgtaatttggatcggtttttggatatccaaattataaattgtaattttttttaataaatataaatattacaaaaaTCGCTAAAAagtaatagtttgacatttttgacaaaataaatatcaagtttgacaacaaaatataacatataatatattcaagattaatattttggaatgacaattaccaattatatttgaaaattataaaaatttaaaaaaaaaagaataaattaaacaatcatatagtattaaaaaaatttaaaataaaaaaagagaggttaatgcaatatatatatatatatatatatatatatatatatatatatatatatactaataaaaagataaattaatattaaaatatatgtatgtgatttggttcggtttgggATCAATTTTCggtttttgtttggattgatttggatttgagcacccctacaCGGAGATGTAGTTCCTAAAATTTTTATTACTCCCACGAATATGGGAATCATATTTTCATTACATAATAAAGATGTCAAATATAAGGTCATTCTAAAAATTTATGTAGTATATATAATTGTCAGacacatattttttaattactacATATGATGTACCGCCATTTTAtcctattttttataaaataattttataccaatgatatatattagttaaattttaattaaacatataatgcATTACattttagaaaattaataaactcaacaataatagtatttaaaaaaaccaaatatttttcataaatatattCATAACATTTTAGAAATACTGAATAAAGATATATGCCATAATAAATTACATATTATTGAcgataataatatttgtatacATAAATGCATTACAattaaaatctaatatatttccTTCAACAATGTTATTGAGTTTACACCATTTTTTCCATCCTTTTGTAAAGGTAAActcaacaccattttcatcattttttgtgAATTTGCACGTGACATTTTCATGATGAGGACCGCATAGGATGAATTCTCTATAATCTGATAATGATAGGTGGTATCCAAAATCATGAGGTAGAACCTAAAGAttgacaaaattgatttgttaGTATATATATACTGACAAATCATGACTATTAAATGATATAATACTTAAAAGAATATAATTTATGAACTAACCAATTTAGAAGAATTCAGATGAGATTCTTTTATCACAAGTAGGAAAGAACGATAATCATCAAGATTTGTACTCAAACTATGATATTGAGGAAAAGAAGATGGGCACTCATTTTGTTCAAACTCACAAACGATCATAAGAAAAGTATCTTGACCATAGTAGTGAAATGTAAGGCTTTGATTTCCATTCCATTTATAATAATTTCTAATTCTTGGCCAACCATATGTTATTAGTGGTTTGGTAATTGACATATTGAACTCTACTTGGTGAGGAATTCCATCTCCATCATACAATTTCCATTGAGCACCCAATTgcttagaatattttctaataaaaaaaggatCTAATTCGCCGAAAGTCTGCAAGTAAGTGactaatattaagttttatagTATGCAAtatacaaaaagaaagaaaaatattttttcaaacctCATTAGGAAGATGGACTGCTTCAAACATTGCCAGAGGACTTCCATGAATTATTGGAGGCCATTTTGATGCCATTGATTATGAATGAACAAAAGTAAGTCAAGCTTTGTTAAATGAATGtatttatagataaaaaataatgagtatttTATTAAAGAATCTGTCTTTGTACTACATGTAATACTTTTGGATTTATTTagtaataatttgatatttaatcgaatataattatcatattatttggcGCCAAAATATAACGTAAGCTTAATTCATAGGCtgtttttgagtttaatttaacgtaaaattattatatttctcCTAATTTATATTAGAGTAATTTATAGGCTCAATGGAATATATTGATACTGTTTAAATTCTTAAGATTGATAATATAGGagaaatattaaaagaaaaagataaaaatttaattaaaattttgaacaaataaggaaatataaacCATAGAAACAATATGTGTTACTTACGAAGGTAATATATCatagaaaaatacaaatttaacgTAAAAGACTTCATAGATAATAATtccattaattaaaaatgataatacaaaacatcataataaaagaaagtaaagaagaaaaaaaatacacaaattatttGATTGCCAAATTCAACGAAAATTTGGCAAATAAGTAGTGCTTTTAATTGATAAAGAGAACCAATAGAACATAGCAAATAACAAAGATCATGCATTGGTAATTTCTGGTAGCTTCCACATGTGGCATCGATCGTGTGGATCGTTAATCGCAAACTTAAAACGAATTGTATCATCAGCTTTGAAAGGAATTTCTTGACATAGGTCTTTCCAGGTATTTCCCAATTTTGTTGTGACGGGATTGGTAGAATGAACAACCCTCATATGTTCTTTGTGGGGATAATTGCCGCATATGgtaataaatttgaaatttttatccaTCAAGAAACTTGCAAAGTCCATAGGTAAAATCTTAAAAACAATAAGGAAAAGAGTTAATATATATTGTAATTAAACttattaaatatgaaataaatatataaaagtaaattgatacgaaatataaaaacaataagaaatttaatttaattgacaATACCAAATTTTTGTTCTTCACACTTTCAGTAGTCAATAGAATGTCAAAAAACACAGTTTCATGTGGTATTATACTACGACTGTGAAATGGCAAAATATCAGTTTCAACAATAGGTTCCTTAAAAGATTTGATTCCAAAACAGCTTCCACCATAATAATCTAGTTCAAGTTCAATGTTATTCGGCAATCCATGAAGTTCTATTAATTCTTTCCAGCCATTAAAGATTATAGGATTATCATAGCTTTTATTGTACTTAAGTACGGTCCAACCATTGTCTGAATTGAATACGAACCACATATTGTCTAACTTATTATAATATTCGACAATGAAAGTTGGATCTATTTCTCCGTAACCCTGTGAAACACAAATGAAATgttttaattagtaaaatagactaccataacaaagtaaaaaaaaaaagaattaattaaaaaagtaaaaaatattaccAGATTAGAAAGTCTTACAACTCTGCAAGTTGTAATTGGTTTTGATTGTAGCATTTCAGCAATACTCATATTGTTAATAATTATAAGTGTTAAATATATGTAATAGACACAGCCACACACATGTATTTATACATATAGATGCAAAATAGAAGGCATAGTTCTACAATAATTGGAACTAAAATATTGT
Coding sequences within it:
- the LOC123894779 gene encoding uncharacterized protein LOC123894779, which gives rise to METYYCDYIDVKPLGSFTTIFFAKQKFGEVDPNFIRQFGDELPSQWKIMDYRFEHHVVTYNKDEVHPLVTDGWKDMRDVFDLHQNEVIEFAYHGQGLFGIMASRRFESEDQIPDYHSRSVSRGNSVRFQVELTRDNMSNPYLSIWNAFEIYVRNSNLNVITACCDNGTKTEMQFAKQDNPFWMTALGPGWFGFCRKNGFRAGDQLCFNFSLVNCGNNVVRVFKI